The Natronoglycomyces albus genome has a segment encoding these proteins:
- a CDS encoding cation:proton antiporter family protein, translating to MDPAYILIPFLGGLVALAVRMPPLVGFLAAGFVLNALGFDLIDEIETIADLGVILLLFTIGLKLNVRTLFQGKVWGTASLHMAASTGFFMVVLAGLKLLGFAVLADSGWTSFAVIAFALSFSSTVFVVKVLEERSESRSLYGRTAIGILIMQDIFAVIFISASTGELPSPWAILLLGLIPAAPLLRKLMPRVGRGEMQVLYGVVLALVLGYALFETMGIKGDLGALIIGMLLAPHAAASGMSRALFNVKELLLVGFFVSIGLMAMPTWESVALAVMLVVLVPLKGMLFLAILSRFRLRHRTSVLASLSLTNFSEFGLIVAVIAAGTGWIDEEWLVVLSLAVAISFVVSAIANTRSDAVLRVVEPRLSHQDPAKLHPNDRPIEIGDAKAIVLGMGRVGQGSYDQLSDGHNLRVLGIDSDEEKVAQLSSEGYNIIEGDATDQDFWEKLVSRDDVDVVILAMSEFQGNKFALEQFARDSCEATIAAIVTRAEEVETLQKLGADAVFHLYDEAGHGLADDAMAIRMERSANSD from the coding sequence ATGGACCCCGCGTATATCTTGATCCCGTTTCTCGGTGGCCTGGTCGCCCTAGCGGTGAGAATGCCGCCGCTAGTTGGATTCTTGGCAGCGGGGTTCGTGCTGAACGCGCTCGGTTTCGATCTGATTGACGAAATTGAGACGATTGCCGACCTTGGTGTCATTTTGCTGTTGTTCACCATCGGGTTGAAACTCAACGTCCGCACTCTGTTTCAAGGCAAGGTGTGGGGGACGGCCTCGTTGCATATGGCAGCGTCGACCGGGTTCTTCATGGTCGTGTTGGCTGGTTTGAAACTGCTTGGTTTCGCGGTTTTGGCTGATTCCGGCTGGACCTCTTTCGCCGTGATCGCTTTCGCTCTGTCCTTCTCCAGCACGGTCTTCGTGGTGAAGGTGTTGGAAGAACGCTCAGAAAGTCGCTCACTTTATGGGCGCACCGCTATCGGCATCCTTATCATGCAGGATATTTTCGCGGTCATCTTTATCTCGGCTTCGACCGGTGAACTGCCCTCCCCCTGGGCGATTCTTTTGCTGGGATTGATTCCGGCGGCCCCGCTGTTGCGCAAACTCATGCCGCGTGTGGGTCGGGGCGAGATGCAAGTACTTTACGGTGTCGTTTTGGCCTTGGTTCTGGGATATGCGTTGTTCGAAACCATGGGCATCAAGGGTGACTTGGGGGCGCTGATTATCGGTATGCTCCTGGCGCCTCACGCGGCGGCGAGCGGCATGTCGAGGGCCTTGTTCAACGTGAAGGAATTGTTGCTAGTCGGTTTCTTCGTCTCGATCGGGCTCATGGCGATGCCCACTTGGGAATCGGTTGCGCTCGCTGTGATGCTTGTTGTGCTTGTGCCGCTTAAAGGAATGTTGTTCCTGGCGATACTGTCGCGGTTCCGGTTGCGTCATAGAACCTCAGTTCTCGCATCGTTGAGCCTCACCAACTTTTCAGAGTTTGGGCTGATCGTGGCGGTCATCGCTGCTGGAACCGGCTGGATCGATGAGGAATGGCTGGTGGTCTTGTCGCTAGCTGTCGCGATCAGCTTCGTCGTATCTGCCATCGCCAATACCCGTAGTGACGCGGTTTTGCGGGTGGTCGAGCCGCGTCTGTCCCACCAAGACCCGGCTAAGTTGCACCCCAATGACCGTCCGATCGAGATCGGCGATGCGAAGGCGATCGTGTTGGGCATGGGCCGGGTCGGGCAGGGAAGCTACGATCAGTTGAGCGATGGTCACAATCTTCGAGTGCTGGGTATTGATAGTGACGAGGAAAAAGTAGCCCAACTAAGTTCTGAGGGCTACAACATTATTGAAGGCGACGCCACCGATCAAGATTTCTGGGAGAAGCTTGTTTCCCGGGATGATGTGGACGTGGTCATCTTGGCCATGTCTGAATTCCAGGGAAACAAATTCGCTCTCGAACAGTTTGCGCGGGATTCGTGCGAAGCTACAATCGCCGCCATTGTCACACGTGCCGAAGAGGTCGAGACGCTGCAAAAGCTTGGCGCTGACGCAGTGTTCCATTTGTACGATGAAGCGGGGCATGGTCTCGCGGACGATGCTATGGCAATTCGCATGGAACGTTCGGCCAATAGCGACTGA
- a CDS encoding adenosine deaminase → MSNSLSQADVRKLPKVLLHDHLDGGLRPQTIIELAEAIGHQLPESDAKSLGRWFAESADSGSLERYLMTFSETTAVMQNPEGLHRVASECAQDLAADGVVYAEVRYAPEQHQTKGLSLEEVVETVQEGFEHGTKLAAQQGQTIRIGVLIDAMRQADRSMELAKLAVRYRDKGVVGFDIAGPEIGFPASKHKATFEYLKKENLPFTIHAGEAVGVESMWDALQFCGANRLGHGVRLIDDIKGDQLSTFAQYVRDFGVALETCPSSNLQTGAADSIATHPAGKLYELGFRITINTDNRLMSSTSVSKEFALMSEAFGWGVGDVHAMTLNAAAASFLHHDERNALIKDVINPGYERA, encoded by the coding sequence ATGAGCAATTCCCTTTCGCAAGCAGACGTCCGCAAGCTGCCCAAAGTTCTCCTGCATGACCACCTTGATGGCGGTCTGCGACCGCAAACCATCATTGAGTTGGCCGAGGCGATCGGCCACCAGTTGCCCGAGTCTGACGCCAAGTCGCTCGGCCGCTGGTTCGCCGAGTCCGCCGATTCGGGCTCCTTGGAGCGTTACCTCATGACGTTCTCGGAGACCACCGCCGTTATGCAGAACCCGGAGGGCCTCCACCGAGTCGCTTCCGAATGTGCCCAGGATCTTGCCGCTGACGGTGTTGTCTACGCCGAGGTGCGGTACGCACCTGAGCAGCATCAGACCAAGGGCTTGTCGTTGGAAGAAGTCGTCGAGACGGTGCAGGAGGGCTTCGAGCACGGTACGAAGCTCGCGGCTCAGCAGGGGCAGACGATTCGCATCGGGGTGCTCATCGACGCCATGCGCCAGGCCGACCGTTCTATGGAGTTGGCCAAGCTCGCCGTGCGTTACCGGGACAAGGGCGTGGTCGGGTTTGACATCGCTGGCCCGGAGATCGGTTTCCCCGCTTCTAAGCACAAGGCCACATTCGAATATTTGAAGAAGGAGAACCTGCCCTTCACCATCCACGCGGGTGAGGCTGTGGGCGTCGAGTCAATGTGGGACGCGCTGCAGTTCTGTGGGGCCAATCGCCTCGGCCATGGAGTCCGCCTTATTGATGACATCAAGGGCGACCAGCTCTCCACATTCGCGCAGTATGTACGCGACTTCGGGGTTGCTTTGGAGACGTGCCCCTCCTCGAACCTGCAAACGGGCGCCGCTGATTCCATTGCCACTCACCCTGCCGGCAAGCTCTACGAGCTGGGATTCCGCATCACGATTAACACGGACAACCGCTTGATGAGTTCGACGAGTGTGTCGAAGGAATTCGCGCTCATGTCTGAGGCCTTCGGATGGGGTGTTGGGGATGTCCATGCGATGACCTTGAACGCCGCCGCAGCCTCGTTCCTGCATCACGATGAGCGCAACGCTCTCATCAAGGATGTCATTAACCCTGGTTACGAACGGGCCTGA
- a CDS encoding amidohydrolase family protein: MHIFKAPTVVPIASDVIANGAVAVDEGKIVYVGPADQAPECDDVTEFTGVMMPGLVNAHTHLCYSSFSDMYTNEKEFFEWIQEFARRNPTLSDEEWRASVQAGIDESLRHGVTAVADVVSPAPALSTVLSSELAGVAYWEACLIDNNGWEQQRNTWRDVLTESRATNNSAMDVGISPHTLYTIGTGVAKSLAELARTFEIRLHPHLAETEHEDLYVRHGAGPFAFMARRMGAEFEIAANGGEGHSPTVQMEKSRLLGSDSHVAHGVHVDEDDRKILLKNETAVALCARSNKRLGAGEAPVAAYRAAGNKVAIGTDSRASAPDLDVAGEWMPLKRLALSQGDTGAGLDEWLVRAATEGGADAMGRSDIGRLVEGARADLAVFDVQGSSNAYSALVSDAAGRCSATVVAGRLIKHEQVS, translated from the coding sequence ATGCACATTTTTAAGGCCCCCACGGTGGTGCCCATTGCCTCTGATGTCATCGCCAACGGCGCCGTTGCCGTTGATGAGGGAAAGATCGTCTATGTCGGCCCGGCGGACCAGGCTCCCGAATGCGATGACGTCACCGAGTTCACCGGTGTCATGATGCCGGGGTTGGTCAATGCCCACACTCATCTTTGCTACTCGTCCTTCTCGGATATGTACACCAACGAGAAGGAATTTTTCGAGTGGATTCAGGAATTCGCTCGCCGCAACCCGACCTTGTCGGACGAGGAGTGGCGCGCTTCGGTCCAGGCGGGAATCGATGAAAGCTTGCGCCACGGCGTTACCGCGGTGGCGGACGTGGTCTCGCCCGCACCCGCCTTGTCCACAGTGCTGAGTTCCGAGCTGGCGGGGGTTGCGTATTGGGAGGCGTGTCTCATTGACAACAACGGATGGGAACAGCAGCGTAACACCTGGCGCGACGTTCTGACCGAATCCCGGGCGACGAACAACTCCGCAATGGACGTGGGCATCAGCCCGCACACGTTGTACACGATTGGTACCGGGGTGGCTAAGTCTCTGGCCGAGCTGGCGCGCACGTTTGAGATCCGGCTGCACCCGCATTTGGCTGAAACTGAGCACGAGGATCTCTATGTGCGTCATGGGGCGGGTCCATTCGCCTTCATGGCGCGACGCATGGGCGCGGAGTTTGAGATCGCGGCCAATGGCGGCGAAGGTCATTCGCCGACGGTGCAGATGGAGAAGTCTCGCCTCCTGGGCTCTGATTCGCACGTGGCTCATGGAGTTCATGTCGATGAGGACGACCGCAAGATCCTTTTGAAGAACGAAACAGCGGTTGCTTTGTGCGCCCGTTCGAACAAACGTCTGGGTGCGGGAGAGGCTCCGGTAGCCGCTTACAGGGCCGCTGGAAACAAGGTCGCCATCGGTACCGATTCGCGTGCTTCGGCCCCCGACCTCGATGTCGCCGGGGAGTGGATGCCACTGAAGCGACTGGCGTTGTCCCAGGGTGACACTGGTGCAGGCTTGGACGAGTGGCTAGTGCGGGCTGCTACTGAGGGTGGGGCCGACGCGATGGGCCGCAGCGATATCGGCCGTTTGGTTGAGGGCGCTAGGGCCGATCTGGCAGTTTTTGATGTCCAGGGATCGTCAAATGCGTATTCTGCCCTTGTTTCGGATGCGGCCGGGCGTTGCTCGGCGACCGTTGTCGCTGGCCGCTTGATCAAGCATGAGCAGGTCAGCTAG
- a CDS encoding RibD family protein encodes MKPHSPRPHVLISAAVSLDGYLDDDSTERLLLSNQADFDRVDHLRSTVDAILVGAGTIRADNPTLEVRSQERRRDRKSAGKGPTPTKVTITSTGNLDPQAKFFTGRAEKLVYTTDSALASTRDRLAEVATVVPTGPSIDLGYILADMRSRNYEQLMVEGGATVLSQFMSQGLVDQLHLAIAPFILGGPERTRFIQPGTYPFGPRNPLRLRNVEQLGEMAVLHYQH; translated from the coding sequence ATGAAGCCTCACAGCCCTCGACCCCACGTCCTGATATCCGCCGCCGTATCCCTCGATGGCTACCTCGATGATGATTCCACCGAGCGTCTCCTACTGTCCAATCAGGCCGACTTCGATCGCGTCGATCACTTGCGGTCTACAGTAGACGCCATCTTGGTTGGCGCGGGAACAATCCGGGCAGACAACCCCACGCTAGAAGTCCGTTCACAGGAACGCCGGCGAGACCGGAAGTCGGCTGGCAAAGGCCCCACGCCAACGAAGGTCACCATCACCTCAACCGGGAACCTCGACCCTCAAGCAAAGTTCTTCACAGGAAGGGCCGAGAAGCTTGTCTACACCACGGATTCCGCACTCGCCTCCACCAGGGATCGCCTCGCCGAGGTGGCGACAGTGGTCCCGACTGGGCCCAGCATCGACCTCGGCTACATCCTCGCCGATATGCGAAGCCGCAACTACGAACAGCTCATGGTCGAAGGGGGCGCGACAGTGCTCTCACAGTTCATGTCACAAGGGCTAGTCGATCAACTACACCTGGCGATCGCACCATTCATCCTGGGAGGACCAGAACGAACCCGCTTCATCCAACCGGGCACCTACCCCTTCGGCCCCAGGAACCCGCTGCGCCTACGCAATGTCGAGCAGCTAGGCGAAATGGCCGTACTGCACTACCAACACTGA
- a CDS encoding DUF4272 domain-containing protein yields MAPLITDPRHIRHRTFAGLDRLGLGGLPDRFPLAFSPNDRPRLRSRSDIEARAAILNVVQARVFDMPEDMAMRWLLDAHVLDELTPGEWGFIACGRGDRILYADQLESLFALAWILGLAHHLDPTTPCSEDLPDLLPDLRAPESLADWRGRRLPAQRDPGEIAEMLDLYYCLDWMCEQAHQSGMAPPHGLDANLIWHRRWALEWALVFSPTNAPRWDQIQL; encoded by the coding sequence ATGGCCCCATTGATTACTGATCCGCGTCACATCCGTCACCGTACGTTCGCAGGCTTGGATCGGCTCGGGCTGGGAGGCCTTCCAGATCGTTTTCCCCTCGCGTTTTCGCCCAATGACCGCCCTCGGCTGAGGTCGCGTTCCGACATCGAGGCGCGGGCGGCGATCTTGAACGTCGTCCAGGCTCGCGTATTCGACATGCCTGAAGACATGGCCATGAGGTGGCTCCTTGACGCGCATGTGCTCGATGAGCTCACTCCCGGCGAATGGGGTTTCATCGCGTGCGGCCGGGGCGACCGAATTCTTTACGCCGATCAGCTGGAGAGCCTCTTCGCCCTCGCCTGGATTCTCGGACTTGCTCATCACCTCGACCCGACCACGCCATGCAGTGAGGACCTCCCCGATTTGCTTCCGGACTTGCGGGCTCCGGAGTCGCTGGCCGATTGGCGAGGCCGCCGCCTGCCCGCTCAGCGGGACCCCGGCGAGATCGCGGAGATGCTGGACCTCTATTACTGCCTGGACTGGATGTGTGAGCAGGCGCACCAATCAGGTATGGCTCCACCACATGGTCTCGACGCCAACCTCATTTGGCACCGTCGGTGGGCGCTTGAGTGGGCCCTCGTCTTCTCGCCCACTAACGCCCCCCGCTGGGATCAAATCCAACTGTGA